One window of Bifidobacterium pseudocatenulatum DSM 20438 = JCM 1200 = LMG 10505 genomic DNA carries:
- a CDS encoding UPF0182 family membrane protein, whose protein sequence is MSFFDMFGPMFDPESGPNRSQGQRANKSGNDDPIILNVETDGDNTARSSANMPPRGPSGPRITRQPNRPRKSSNGNKILIGVVLALAIIIGLFFGLAQFITDVMWYAQLGFQSVIWTQLGTRVGLWVAYALLIAAVGFLSASLAIWARPDAADGSTIRINGDTIEVGKGVSSKNARRVAVVISLIVGLMFGSQFNANWSEILLMFNAQSFGTTDPQFGIDNGFYVFVLPGLKLIMSAVSLLLLAGIIFSIVTHVMMGGIRITMPVHGRGLFHITKRARRQIGIWLMLNMFAWATNQVLGVFSHLTQEGSRITGATYTTVNATIPVTFIMAAITVILGVILGVWIMKSHALEGQAPIAVRASEALKAWKVPTVAIASAIVVSLVLTVAWPMLLQRFRVNPNAQEMESTYIQRNIDATREAYGLNNVKTEQYQATTEGEAGALADSAESTAQIRLLDPQIVSPTFKQLQQSKQYYTFADTLAVDKYEVDGVSQDTVIAARELDLAGLDNRNWVNDHTVYTHGYGVVAAYGNKVTADGQPKFFEAGIPTQGKLTESEQYEPRIYFSPNASEYSIVGAPEGTQSWEFDYPTGSEGATNTFGGNGGPKIGNIFSRLLYAIRFGSDQILFSNRVNSESQILYDRSPKERVAKVAPYLTLDGRVYPAVVDGRVKWIVDGYTTSDAYPYSQMTDLGEASKDSTTESSATVSELASKNANYIRNSVKATVDAYDGSVDLYVWDESDPVIKAWQKIFPGQYHQLSEISGDLMSHLRYPESLFKVQRELLTKYHVSSASQFFSGEDFWQTPVDPTESQQAQERDILQPPYYLTLQTGGSNEPVFSLTSSYIPAGTSTREILTGFLSVDSDAGHEKGKIGANYGTLRLQELPKDSNVPGPGQAQNNFNASADVSKELNLLESGSTNVQRGNLLTLPLGGGLVYVQPVYVKSSGSTSFPLLKKVLVAFGDQVGFANTLDEALDQVFGGNSGASAGDAENVDGSTSGKTDTSDTNGDASTDGSSGTDGTDSSSGTDSGNDSSSGNTGSSSGTMSNGLKSALNDASQAMKDSDAAMKKGDWSAYGEAQKKLQEALNKALELEQ, encoded by the coding sequence ATGTCTTTTTTTGATATGTTTGGTCCCATGTTCGACCCGGAAAGCGGTCCGAACCGCTCCCAAGGGCAGCGTGCCAATAAATCCGGCAACGATGATCCCATCATTCTCAATGTCGAAACCGATGGTGATAACACCGCCCGGTCTTCGGCGAACATGCCTCCAAGAGGTCCGTCCGGTCCGCGTATCACACGCCAGCCGAACCGTCCGCGCAAATCGTCGAACGGCAACAAGATTCTAATCGGTGTGGTGCTGGCGCTTGCCATCATCATCGGCCTGTTCTTTGGCTTGGCGCAGTTCATCACCGACGTCATGTGGTATGCGCAGCTTGGCTTCCAAAGCGTGATTTGGACGCAGTTGGGTACCAGGGTAGGCCTGTGGGTGGCGTATGCGCTGCTGATCGCCGCGGTCGGATTCCTGTCCGCGTCGCTGGCGATCTGGGCTCGCCCCGATGCTGCCGATGGTTCCACGATTCGTATTAACGGCGACACCATCGAAGTGGGCAAGGGCGTGAGCTCAAAGAATGCACGTCGTGTGGCTGTGGTGATTTCATTGATCGTCGGCTTGATGTTCGGATCGCAGTTTAATGCGAATTGGTCTGAAATCCTGCTGATGTTCAACGCGCAGAGTTTCGGCACCACCGACCCGCAATTCGGCATCGACAATGGTTTCTATGTGTTCGTATTGCCTGGCTTGAAGCTGATCATGTCGGCAGTGTCGTTGCTGCTGCTTGCCGGCATCATCTTCTCCATCGTCACGCATGTGATGATGGGCGGCATCCGAATCACCATGCCAGTGCATGGTCGTGGACTGTTCCACATCACCAAGCGTGCGCGTAGACAGATCGGCATCTGGCTGATGCTCAACATGTTCGCATGGGCGACGAATCAGGTGCTTGGCGTGTTCTCCCACCTCACGCAGGAGGGTAGCCGCATCACCGGTGCCACGTATACCACGGTCAACGCCACGATTCCCGTCACCTTCATCATGGCTGCCATCACCGTCATTCTCGGTGTGATTCTCGGCGTGTGGATCATGAAGTCGCATGCGTTGGAAGGCCAGGCTCCGATTGCGGTGCGTGCTTCCGAAGCGCTTAAAGCGTGGAAGGTGCCGACCGTGGCCATCGCATCCGCCATTGTGGTGAGCTTGGTGCTTACCGTGGCATGGCCGATGCTGCTGCAGCGTTTCCGTGTGAATCCGAACGCGCAGGAAATGGAATCTACCTATATCCAGCGTAATATCGACGCCACCCGTGAAGCATACGGTCTGAACAATGTGAAGACCGAACAGTATCAGGCCACTACGGAAGGCGAGGCTGGTGCGTTGGCTGATTCCGCGGAATCGACCGCGCAGATCCGACTGCTCGATCCGCAGATCGTTTCCCCGACATTCAAGCAGCTGCAGCAATCCAAGCAGTATTACACGTTTGCCGATACTCTTGCCGTCGACAAATATGAGGTCGACGGTGTGAGCCAAGATACGGTGATCGCAGCACGAGAACTTGACCTTGCCGGTCTTGACAATCGTAACTGGGTCAACGACCATACCGTGTACACGCACGGCTATGGTGTGGTGGCCGCCTACGGCAACAAGGTGACGGCCGACGGCCAGCCGAAGTTCTTCGAGGCGGGTATTCCAACCCAAGGCAAGCTCACCGAATCCGAACAGTACGAGCCGCGTATCTACTTCTCGCCGAACGCTTCCGAATATTCGATCGTGGGCGCTCCGGAAGGTACGCAGTCGTGGGAGTTCGATTACCCGACCGGTTCCGAAGGCGCCACCAACACGTTCGGTGGCAATGGCGGCCCGAAGATCGGTAATATCTTCTCCCGACTGCTGTATGCCATCCGTTTCGGCTCCGACCAGATTCTGTTCTCTAACCGTGTGAACTCCGAATCGCAGATTCTCTATGATCGTTCCCCGAAGGAGCGTGTGGCCAAGGTCGCGCCATACCTGACGCTTGACGGCCGTGTGTACCCGGCGGTCGTGGATGGTCGTGTCAAGTGGATCGTCGATGGCTACACCACGTCTGACGCCTACCCGTATTCGCAGATGACCGATCTGGGCGAAGCCTCCAAGGATTCCACTACGGAATCTTCGGCCACGGTGAGTGAGCTGGCTTCGAAGAACGCCAACTACATTCGCAACTCCGTGAAGGCCACCGTCGATGCGTATGACGGTTCCGTGGACCTGTACGTGTGGGACGAATCCGATCCGGTGATCAAGGCATGGCAGAAGATCTTCCCCGGCCAGTACCACCAGTTGTCGGAGATTTCCGGCGATCTGATGAGCCACCTGCGTTACCCGGAAAGCCTGTTCAAGGTGCAGCGAGAACTGTTGACCAAGTACCATGTGTCGAGCGCCAGCCAGTTCTTCTCCGGTGAGGATTTCTGGCAGACTCCAGTCGATCCGACCGAATCCCAGCAGGCTCAGGAACGCGACATTCTGCAGCCGCCGTACTATTTGACGCTGCAGACCGGTGGATCCAACGAACCGGTGTTCTCGTTGACGTCGTCGTATATTCCCGCAGGCACGTCAACTCGAGAGATTTTGACGGGATTCCTGTCTGTCGATTCCGATGCGGGCCACGAAAAAGGCAAGATCGGCGCGAACTATGGCACGCTTCGATTGCAGGAGTTGCCGAAGGATTCCAATGTGCCAGGCCCCGGTCAGGCACAGAACAACTTCAATGCGTCGGCCGACGTGTCGAAGGAACTTAATTTGCTTGAATCCGGTTCCACCAATGTGCAGCGAGGCAATCTGCTTACACTGCCGCTCGGCGGCGGATTGGTGTACGTGCAGCCGGTGTACGTCAAGTCTTCCGGTTCCACCAGTTTCCCGCTGTTGAAGAAGGTGTTGGTGGCCTTCGGCGACCAGGTCGGATTCGCCAACACGTTGGACGAAGCGCTCGATCAGGTGTTCGGCGGCAACTCCGGTGCATCCGCTGGCGATGCTGAAAACGTCGACGGCTCGACCAGTGGCAAGACTGATACGTCCGATACCAACGGCGATGCCTCCACCGATGGTTCTTCCGGAACCGATGGCACGGATTCGTCATCTGGAACAGACTCGGGCAATGACAGCAGTTCCGGCAATACCGGTAGTAGCTCCGGCACGATGAGCAACGGTCTGAAGAGCGCGCTTAACGACGCTTCCCAGGCAATGAAGGATTCCGACGCGGCCATGAAGAAAGGCGATTGGTCCGCTTATGGCGAGGCGCAGAAGAAACTTCAGGAAGCGTTGAACAAGGCGCTCGAACTCGAGCAGTAG
- the mfd gene encoding transcription-repair coupling factor, with the protein MAAEPVQLPTSGSLAGILDVLETDEDFRALISDEIEVPESDIDPSITVGVPEGLRPALAAGAAGTRPVVLVVASGREAEEMVEAIRSWYSGDPNDVAQLEAWETLPHERLSPRADTVASRMAVFRRLMHPQEGSKLFGPIRILVMPVRSLIQPVVAGLGDVEPLVFSQGEELALDEASHRLVENAYTRVDLVMDRGEFAVRGGIIDVFPPTLPHPVRIEFFGDEIDTIKEFHASDQRTYGSDIPMVWATPCRELQLTEKVRVRAKSLIGSIPNAEDMLESIANAIPVEGMESLLPALVDDMEPVQGMLPKRALVMLSDPEKLRRAADDLAKTANEFLAASWHVAASGHGAGAPITFDQANFYDFEETISSLVFSRHDVWKLTSFGVNSSREGRVQLDATNPGEYRGDEAKTASGIEGLLDAGYAVTVTAGAQGTLVRLKRAINETGIANFDCIRSRAIDGFVDNAAKVALLTERDLTGRTSAAGQAKTPKRRRKAIDLMELKAGDYVVHEQHGIGRFLEMRQRTIGAGANQTTREYLVIEYASSKRGAPADKLFIPTDQLDQVSKYIGADAPKLNKLGGSDWAATKAKARKHVHEIAEDLVKLYSARQRMQGYAFSKDTPWQKELEDAFPYQETADQLTTIDEVKSDMEKPVPMDRLICGDVGFGKTEIAVRAAFKAVQDSKQVAVLVPTTLLVQQHFETFTERFEGFPVEVRAMSRFQTTKEINDTIEGLEDGSVDVVIGTHKLLGPKVKFKDLGLVIIDEEQRFGVEHKETLKALRTNVDVLSLSATPIPRTLEMAVTGIREMSTLATPPEDRLPVLTYVGAYEDAQVTAAVRRELLRGGQVFYVHNRVQDIASVAAKIHELVPESHVGIAHGKMGEKQLDGVIRDFWHRDIDVLVCTTIIETGLDISNANTLIVDHADRFGLSQLHQLRGRVGRGRERAYAYFLYDPTKPMTQQSHDRLATIAQNTALGSGFDVAMKDLELRGTGNLLGDEQSGHIEGVGFDLYVRMVSEAVEQYKEPERTESVAVTIDLPIEASIPVSYIDSDKLRLEAYRKLAGARTEADLDELRDELTDRYGKPPVDFEALFDVARLRFKARKLGITEIIGQGRNVRVAKFEPRESVQMRMARIYKGIQYRPMTKTYLIPAPFAGSLGSGPMSSDEIVGWTNQLLDDLDWKPTPKK; encoded by the coding sequence ATGGCCGCTGAACCGGTGCAACTGCCGACGTCAGGTTCGCTGGCTGGCATTCTCGACGTACTCGAAACCGATGAGGATTTTCGTGCGCTGATTTCCGATGAGATCGAAGTGCCGGAATCCGACATAGACCCCAGCATCACCGTTGGCGTTCCCGAAGGATTGCGTCCGGCGCTCGCTGCCGGGGCAGCGGGAACACGACCGGTTGTGCTTGTGGTGGCTTCCGGGCGCGAGGCCGAGGAAATGGTTGAGGCGATTCGTTCGTGGTATTCCGGCGATCCAAACGATGTGGCACAGCTTGAAGCGTGGGAAACCTTGCCGCACGAACGTCTTTCGCCTCGCGCCGATACCGTGGCGAGCCGTATGGCGGTGTTCCGCAGACTGATGCACCCTCAAGAGGGAAGCAAGCTGTTTGGCCCCATCAGGATTCTCGTCATGCCGGTGCGTTCCCTGATTCAGCCTGTGGTTGCGGGCTTGGGGGATGTGGAGCCGCTGGTGTTCTCCCAAGGTGAGGAGTTGGCGCTCGATGAGGCGTCGCATCGACTGGTGGAGAATGCGTATACTCGAGTCGACTTGGTGATGGATCGTGGTGAATTCGCAGTGCGAGGCGGCATTATCGACGTGTTTCCTCCAACATTGCCGCATCCGGTTCGTATCGAATTCTTCGGTGACGAAATCGATACCATCAAGGAATTCCATGCATCCGACCAGCGTACGTATGGCAGTGACATTCCGATGGTCTGGGCCACGCCATGCCGTGAGCTGCAGCTGACCGAAAAGGTGCGCGTGCGTGCGAAATCCCTGATCGGCTCCATTCCAAACGCCGAAGACATGCTTGAATCCATTGCCAACGCCATTCCTGTCGAAGGCATGGAATCGTTGCTTCCCGCATTAGTCGATGATATGGAACCGGTGCAGGGCATGCTTCCCAAGCGTGCGTTGGTGATGCTGTCCGATCCGGAAAAATTGCGTCGCGCTGCCGACGATCTTGCCAAAACGGCTAATGAATTCCTTGCAGCCAGTTGGCATGTTGCTGCATCCGGTCATGGTGCCGGTGCTCCAATCACATTCGATCAGGCGAATTTCTACGATTTTGAGGAAACGATTTCCTCACTGGTGTTCTCTAGGCATGACGTATGGAAGCTTACGAGTTTCGGTGTGAACTCCAGTAGGGAAGGCCGCGTTCAGCTCGACGCCACCAATCCTGGAGAATATCGCGGAGATGAGGCCAAGACAGCTTCCGGTATCGAAGGTCTTCTTGATGCCGGCTATGCCGTCACCGTCACTGCAGGAGCGCAAGGCACTCTTGTTCGACTCAAACGTGCCATCAACGAAACGGGAATCGCCAACTTCGACTGCATCAGATCGCGTGCCATCGACGGATTCGTCGATAATGCCGCGAAAGTCGCACTGCTTACCGAACGCGACCTGACCGGACGTACATCGGCCGCGGGACAGGCAAAAACACCTAAACGTCGCCGTAAGGCCATCGACCTTATGGAGCTCAAAGCCGGCGATTACGTGGTGCATGAGCAGCATGGCATCGGCAGGTTCCTCGAAATGCGCCAGCGTACCATCGGAGCGGGCGCCAACCAGACCACACGCGAGTATCTGGTCATCGAATACGCATCCAGCAAGCGCGGCGCACCTGCCGACAAACTGTTCATCCCCACCGACCAGCTTGACCAAGTCAGCAAATACATCGGTGCCGACGCTCCAAAACTCAACAAACTGGGCGGATCCGACTGGGCTGCCACCAAGGCGAAAGCACGTAAGCATGTGCACGAAATCGCCGAAGATCTGGTCAAACTGTATTCGGCACGTCAACGTATGCAGGGGTATGCCTTCAGCAAAGACACCCCTTGGCAGAAAGAACTGGAAGACGCTTTCCCGTACCAAGAAACCGCTGATCAGCTGACCACCATCGACGAAGTCAAATCCGATATGGAAAAGCCCGTGCCGATGGATCGCCTGATTTGCGGCGACGTGGGATTCGGCAAAACCGAAATCGCCGTACGTGCCGCATTCAAGGCGGTGCAGGATTCCAAACAGGTGGCTGTGCTGGTGCCGACCACATTGCTGGTGCAACAGCATTTCGAGACGTTCACCGAACGTTTTGAAGGATTCCCGGTGGAAGTAAGGGCGATGAGCCGTTTCCAAACCACCAAGGAGATCAACGACACCATCGAGGGACTTGAAGACGGTTCCGTCGATGTGGTGATCGGTACGCACAAACTGCTCGGACCGAAGGTCAAATTCAAGGATCTGGGACTGGTCATCATCGATGAGGAGCAGCGTTTCGGCGTCGAACACAAAGAGACGTTGAAGGCGCTGCGTACCAATGTGGATGTGCTGAGTCTGTCGGCAACACCGATTCCGCGAACGCTGGAGATGGCCGTTACAGGCATTCGTGAAATGTCCACGTTGGCCACGCCTCCGGAAGACCGCTTGCCGGTGCTTACCTACGTTGGCGCGTATGAGGATGCTCAGGTCACTGCTGCGGTCAGACGTGAGCTGTTGCGCGGTGGCCAGGTGTTCTACGTGCACAACCGAGTGCAAGACATCGCTTCGGTTGCCGCGAAGATTCACGAGCTGGTGCCGGAATCGCATGTCGGCATCGCCCATGGCAAGATGGGGGAGAAGCAGCTTGACGGTGTGATCCGAGACTTCTGGCATCGCGACATTGATGTGCTCGTATGCACCACCATCATCGAAACCGGTCTTGATATTTCCAATGCGAATACGTTGATCGTCGATCATGCCGACCGTTTCGGCCTAAGCCAGCTTCATCAGTTGCGTGGTCGTGTCGGGCGAGGCCGTGAGCGTGCCTACGCGTACTTCCTATATGATCCAACCAAGCCGATGACCCAGCAGTCGCATGACCGACTGGCCACCATCGCGCAGAACACTGCGCTCGGTTCAGGTTTTGACGTGGCGATGAAGGATCTTGAGCTGCGTGGCACCGGCAATCTGCTGGGCGACGAGCAGAGCGGGCATATCGAGGGTGTTGGTTTCGATCTGTATGTGCGCATGGTGTCCGAGGCCGTCGAGCAGTACAAGGAACCGGAACGTACGGAATCGGTTGCTGTCACCATCGATCTGCCGATCGAAGCGTCCATTCCCGTCAGCTACATCGATTCCGACAAATTGCGATTGGAAGCCTACCGCAAGTTGGCGGGTGCTCGTACGGAAGCCGATCTTGACGAGTTGCGTGATGAGCTTACGGATCGTTACGGCAAGCCTCCGGTCGATTTCGAGGCGCTGTTCGATGTGGCGAGACTTCGGTTCAAGGCAAGGAAGTTGGGCATTACCGAAATCATCGGGCAAGGCCGTAACGTTCGTGTCGCCAAATTCGAGCCACGAGAATCCGTGCAAATGCGCATGGCCAGAATCTACAAGGGCATTCAATACCGTCCGATGACTAAAACATACCTGATTCCCGCGCCGTTCGCAGGTTCGCTGGGATCTGGTCCAATGAGCTCTGATGAAATCGTTGGTTGGACGAACCAATTGCTGGATGACCTTGACTGGAAGCCAACGCCAAAGAAATAG
- a CDS encoding GNAT family N-acetyltransferase → MIEYSYRIATQNDIQAITDIYNAAVIRGGSSADITPRTYEQRKAWVESHHDPYAVFVTETVDDDGERRIIGFSALSVFYDRAGYDGVTDLAYYIDPQWQGRGVGTYTLTKLLEECRKRNMRKACGIIFADNAGSIALMKRFGFTQFGLMPTAATDSTGTMRDMSYWYLDL, encoded by the coding sequence ATGATCGAGTATTCCTACCGCATCGCAACGCAAAACGACATTCAAGCAATCACCGACATTTACAACGCTGCAGTCATACGAGGTGGATCATCGGCCGATATAACTCCACGCACATACGAACAGCGCAAAGCATGGGTTGAATCGCATCATGATCCGTACGCGGTGTTCGTTACGGAAACGGTAGATGATGACGGAGAGAGGCGGATCATTGGATTCAGCGCGCTTTCCGTTTTCTACGATCGCGCAGGATACGACGGCGTCACCGATCTCGCCTATTATATCGATCCGCAATGGCAGGGCAGGGGAGTCGGTACATACACACTCACCAAACTGCTTGAAGAATGTCGAAAGCGTAATATGCGTAAGGCATGCGGCATTATTTTCGCAGACAATGCCGGTTCGATCGCACTGATGAAACGGTTCGGTTTTACACAGTTTGGCCTCATGCCAACTGCCGCCACCGATTCCACCGGCACCATGCGTGACATGAGTTACTGGTATCTCGACCTGTAA
- the pth gene encoding aminoacyl-tRNA hydrolase — translation MASDFWLIAGLGNPGSKYEGTRHNMGFMAADLLAERWSVNFSDHKGLAMLGKGVMNLSGRNVKFFLAKPLTYMNESGNALASISAYYQIEPDHIVVIHDDMDLDFGRIKVKAGGSAGGHNGIKSIDRALGTPKYARVRMGVGHAQRGAHAHDNTVNWVLGGFGPDQRKQLPEFLADGADAAETIIFNGLAKAQEQFNGR, via the coding sequence ATGGCATCTGATTTCTGGTTGATCGCAGGACTTGGCAATCCGGGATCCAAATACGAAGGCACCCGTCACAATATGGGATTTATGGCGGCCGATCTGTTGGCCGAACGTTGGTCGGTCAACTTTTCCGACCATAAAGGGCTTGCCATGCTCGGCAAAGGCGTGATGAACCTGTCTGGCCGTAACGTCAAATTCTTCCTGGCAAAGCCGCTCACCTACATGAACGAGTCAGGCAATGCGTTGGCTTCCATCAGTGCCTACTATCAGATTGAACCAGACCATATTGTGGTGATTCACGACGACATGGATCTTGATTTCGGACGTATCAAAGTCAAGGCAGGCGGCTCCGCAGGCGGCCATAACGGCATCAAATCAATTGATCGTGCCTTGGGAACGCCAAAGTATGCCCGAGTGCGCATGGGAGTCGGTCATGCGCAACGCGGCGCCCACGCCCACGACAACACGGTGAATTGGGTGCTGGGCGGATTCGGTCCGGATCAGCGCAAGCAGCTTCCGGAATTCCTTGCCGACGGTGCCGACGCGGCGGAAACCATCATCTTCAACGGCCTCGCCAAGGCTCAGGAGCAGTTCAATGGCCGCTGA